From a region of the Corallococcus coralloides DSM 2259 genome:
- a CDS encoding GNAT family N-acetyltransferase encodes MPADTPLKVRILDTIRDVPAAQWDALVADGAPPFVRHAWLSAMEESGSATEDTGWAPHHLTLWRGRKLVAAAPAYLKFHSMGEYIYDFGWANAAAQLGVEYYPKLLVGGPLSPATVPRFLTAPGEDAALLRRALLQAAVETAQAQDCSGVHVLYPTDEEADFLEEAGLARRITLQFHWKNPGYQRYDDYLARFDSKRRNQLKRERAAAATQGIQLRTVRGADLTQEHAQRAYTFYTSTCERHAWGQVQLTPGFFERVFRDLPDTVEMVEAVKDGKVIAGAFNLATPERLYGRYWGCTEEHPFLHFNVCLYHSVDDCIRSGRKVFEPGAGGEHKVSRGFEPTAVHSAHLIFDKRLDKAVRSFLRMEHARLAPAVEEAERICGLKPWASNPAPGSTGT; translated from the coding sequence GTGCCCGCCGACACCCCGCTCAAGGTCCGCATTCTCGATACCATCCGCGATGTCCCGGCCGCCCAATGGGACGCCCTGGTCGCCGACGGCGCGCCCCCCTTCGTGCGCCACGCGTGGCTGTCCGCCATGGAGGAGAGCGGCAGCGCCACCGAGGACACCGGCTGGGCCCCGCACCACCTGACGCTGTGGCGGGGTAGGAAGCTCGTCGCCGCCGCGCCCGCCTATCTCAAGTTCCACAGCATGGGCGAGTACATCTACGACTTCGGCTGGGCCAACGCCGCCGCCCAGCTGGGCGTGGAGTACTACCCGAAGCTGCTCGTGGGCGGCCCCCTGTCCCCCGCCACCGTGCCGCGCTTCCTCACCGCCCCCGGAGAGGACGCCGCGCTCTTGCGCCGAGCGCTCCTCCAGGCCGCCGTGGAGACCGCCCAGGCCCAGGACTGCTCCGGCGTGCACGTGCTCTACCCCACGGATGAAGAGGCGGACTTCCTGGAGGAGGCTGGGCTCGCGCGCCGGATCACCCTCCAGTTCCATTGGAAGAACCCGGGCTACCAGCGCTACGACGACTACCTGGCCCGCTTCGACTCCAAGCGCCGCAACCAGCTCAAGCGCGAGCGCGCCGCCGCGGCCACGCAGGGCATCCAGCTGCGCACCGTGCGCGGGGCGGACCTGACACAGGAGCACGCCCAGCGCGCGTACACCTTCTACACCTCCACCTGCGAGCGCCACGCCTGGGGTCAGGTGCAGCTCACCCCGGGCTTCTTCGAGCGCGTCTTCCGCGACCTGCCCGACACCGTGGAGATGGTGGAGGCGGTGAAGGACGGGAAGGTCATCGCCGGGGCCTTCAACCTGGCCACGCCGGAGCGGCTCTACGGCCGCTACTGGGGCTGCACGGAGGAGCACCCCTTCCTGCACTTCAACGTCTGCCTGTATCACTCCGTGGACGACTGCATCCGTTCGGGCCGCAAGGTGTTCGAACCCGGCGCGGGCGGCGAGCACAAGGTGTCCCGCGGCTTCGAGCCCACCGCCGTGCACAGCGCCCACCTGATTTTCGACAAGCGCCTGGACAAGGCCGTGCGGAGCTTCCTGCGCATGGAGCACGCGCGGCTGGCACCCGCCGTGGAAGAGGCGGAGCGCATCTGCGGCCTCAAGCCGTGGGCCTCCAACCCGGCCCCTGGGTCCACCGGCACCTGA
- a CDS encoding DUF2381 family protein: protein MPNALPGWFVVLFVLVATPALAGPRERAQVRSLVLSEHPDDAAHRIHVAGQIVTVLRFEQPCDPLKTKLLGWEGRFEPLLVAGKRVVIEPLRALGPDESVPLLVTLADGTSMSFLLRPPVEELGRADQQVDVFKDRESYQALVSVLSRTLRAKNDLEQENARLREEETSADHALAALLVSGAAAQTPFKRRHTWRGYDVDAQLSMTVYSGKGKAAVMLSVTNQSESRTWRLSQTKLFASSSRAPKTVAIRAERESIAVGQTGAIAFVVDRGAFLNPEGKFEELALEVYQHDGRLLAAVLLDPQLVRE from the coding sequence ATGCCGAACGCCCTACCTGGCTGGTTCGTTGTCCTGTTCGTCCTCGTGGCCACGCCTGCCCTGGCGGGACCGCGTGAGAGGGCTCAGGTCCGGTCCCTGGTGCTGTCCGAGCACCCGGACGACGCGGCCCATCGCATCCACGTGGCGGGGCAGATCGTCACGGTGCTCCGGTTCGAGCAACCCTGCGACCCGCTGAAGACGAAGCTGCTCGGATGGGAGGGGCGTTTCGAGCCGCTGCTGGTCGCGGGAAAGCGGGTGGTGATCGAGCCCCTCCGTGCCCTGGGGCCGGATGAGAGCGTTCCCCTGCTCGTGACGCTCGCGGATGGGACCTCGATGTCGTTCTTGCTGAGACCTCCCGTGGAGGAGTTGGGAAGGGCGGATCAGCAGGTAGACGTCTTCAAGGACCGGGAGAGCTATCAGGCTCTGGTCTCCGTCCTGTCGCGCACGCTCAGAGCGAAGAATGATTTGGAGCAGGAGAACGCGCGGCTGCGTGAAGAGGAGACCTCCGCGGACCACGCGCTGGCCGCGCTACTGGTGTCGGGGGCGGCAGCGCAGACGCCGTTCAAGCGGCGGCACACGTGGCGTGGATATGACGTGGATGCCCAGCTCTCGATGACGGTCTATTCGGGCAAGGGTAAAGCGGCGGTCATGCTCAGCGTGACGAATCAGAGTGAAAGTCGGACCTGGCGCCTGTCCCAGACGAAGCTCTTCGCGTCATCCAGTCGCGCGCCGAAGACCGTGGCCATCCGGGCCGAACGCGAGTCGATCGCCGTGGGCCAGACAGGTGCCATCGCGTTCGTGGTGGACCGCGGCGCGTTCCTCAACCCGGAGGGAAAGTTCGAGGAGCTGGCGCTGGAGGTCTACCAGCACGATGGGCGTCTCCTGGCCGCTGTGCTGTTGGACCCCCAGTTGGTGCGTGAGTAA
- a CDS encoding suppressor of fused domain protein encodes MKVPETEEDFIQWYEDCWADRDEVEYPKLFGAIREEVDLLEGTGVLEGWLESELAQGTEMDPNWLPMGVRVAPPSPEHPYWTYVTSGLSNPFTVAPGEDLPDDARSGLGYEMVIHTPEEERWPILRLLDMMAYNLVCARLFAMGHRYPVDGTLTGGETKLAGFVFVKDANRPSHFTLPSGQVELLTLVGVTKNEMAFARSNGMDSLLKKLADPANPTTAYITRPERDEVKL; translated from the coding sequence ATGAAAGTCCCGGAGACAGAGGAAGACTTCATCCAGTGGTACGAAGACTGCTGGGCGGACCGCGACGAGGTGGAGTACCCGAAGCTGTTCGGTGCCATCCGCGAGGAGGTGGACCTCCTGGAGGGCACCGGCGTGCTGGAGGGGTGGCTGGAGAGCGAGCTGGCCCAGGGAACGGAGATGGATCCGAACTGGCTGCCCATGGGCGTGCGCGTGGCGCCTCCCAGCCCGGAGCACCCGTACTGGACCTACGTGACCAGCGGCCTGTCCAACCCCTTCACGGTGGCCCCCGGCGAGGACCTGCCGGACGACGCCCGCAGCGGCCTGGGCTACGAGATGGTCATCCACACGCCCGAGGAGGAGCGCTGGCCGATTCTGCGCCTCCTGGACATGATGGCCTACAACCTCGTGTGCGCGCGGCTGTTCGCCATGGGGCACCGCTACCCGGTGGACGGCACGCTCACCGGCGGTGAGACGAAGCTCGCGGGCTTCGTGTTCGTGAAGGACGCCAACCGCCCCAGCCACTTCACCCTGCCCAGCGGCCAGGTGGAGCTGCTCACGCTGGTGGGCGTGACGAAGAACGAGATGGCCTTCGCGCGCTCCAACGGCATGGACAGCCTGCTGAAGAAGCTGGCCGACCCCGCGAACCCCACCACCGCGTACATCACGCGGCCGGAGCGCGACGAGGTGAAGCTGTAG
- a CDS encoding SDR family oxidoreductase yields MFVVTGASGKLGQFVVEGLLKKVPAEQVAVAVRNPDKAKAWAARGVQVRKVDYDRPETLSGAFGKGDTVLLISANEVGKRFPQHSAVIEAAKKAGVKLLAYTSILFADKSGLSLAGEHKATEEAIRASGIPYVFLRNGWYVENYTEHIAPALQYGVVQGSAKDGRVATATRQEYADAAVAVLTGTGHENQVYELAGDASFSLPEYVAELSRQSGKPVKYVDLPVAEFSAALQGVGVPKPFADTLADADAGLSRGELNDTSRTLSRLIGRPTAPFGNAIGAALKQG; encoded by the coding sequence ATGTTCGTGGTCACGGGAGCCTCGGGGAAGCTGGGCCAGTTCGTCGTGGAGGGGTTGCTGAAGAAGGTGCCGGCGGAGCAGGTGGCGGTGGCGGTGCGCAATCCGGACAAGGCGAAGGCCTGGGCCGCGCGCGGCGTGCAGGTGCGCAAGGTGGACTACGACCGTCCGGAGACGCTGAGCGGGGCGTTCGGGAAGGGAGACACGGTGCTGCTCATCTCCGCGAACGAGGTGGGGAAGCGCTTCCCGCAGCACTCGGCGGTGATTGAGGCGGCGAAGAAGGCGGGCGTGAAGCTGCTGGCCTACACGAGCATCCTGTTCGCGGACAAGAGCGGCCTGTCGCTGGCAGGGGAGCACAAGGCGACGGAGGAGGCCATCCGCGCCTCGGGCATCCCGTACGTGTTCCTGCGCAATGGTTGGTACGTGGAGAACTACACGGAGCACATCGCGCCGGCGCTCCAGTACGGCGTGGTGCAGGGCAGCGCGAAGGACGGCCGGGTGGCCACGGCGACGCGTCAGGAGTACGCGGACGCGGCGGTGGCGGTGCTGACGGGCACGGGCCACGAGAACCAGGTGTACGAGCTGGCGGGAGACGCGAGCTTCAGCCTGCCGGAGTACGTGGCGGAGCTGTCGCGCCAGTCGGGCAAGCCGGTGAAGTACGTGGACCTGCCGGTGGCGGAGTTCTCCGCGGCGCTCCAGGGGGTGGGCGTGCCCAAGCCCTTCGCGGACACGCTGGCGGACGCGGACGCGGGCCTGTCGCGCGGGGAGCTGAACGACACCAGCCGCACGCTGAGCCGTCTTATCGGCCGGCCGACGGCGCCGTTCGGGAACGCGATTGGCGCGGCGCTGAAGCAGGGGTGA
- a CDS encoding winged helix-turn-helix transcriptional regulator, whose translation MKASKGSPLLEKVKQRGDLYAAACPSRGVLEHVTSQWGVLVLVALKEEGTHRFSELRRKVGGVSEKMLAQTLQALEQDGFVHREAHPVIPPHVDYSLTPLGEEVAVHVEALTTWIEDNVARVMSARTKAPPRKKAS comes from the coding sequence ATGAAGGCAAGCAAGGGCAGTCCATTGCTGGAGAAGGTGAAGCAGCGCGGGGACCTGTACGCGGCGGCGTGTCCCTCGCGCGGCGTCCTGGAGCACGTCACCAGCCAGTGGGGCGTGCTGGTGCTCGTCGCGCTCAAGGAGGAAGGCACCCACCGCTTCAGCGAGCTGCGCCGCAAGGTGGGCGGGGTCAGCGAGAAGATGCTCGCCCAGACACTCCAGGCCCTGGAACAGGACGGCTTCGTGCACCGGGAAGCCCACCCCGTGATTCCTCCCCACGTGGACTACAGCCTCACGCCCCTGGGCGAAGAGGTCGCCGTCCACGTGGAGGCGCTGACCACCTGGATCGAGGACAACGTGGCCCGCGTGATGTCCGCCCGCACCAAGGCCCCGCCCCGCAAGAAGGCCTCCTGA